The following are encoded in a window of Alphaproteobacteria bacterium genomic DNA:
- a CDS encoding ATP-binding cassette domain-containing protein, producing MLDCQNLTYQLNRQSIIKNFSFSLNQGKHILIKGASGSGKTTLLCLLAGLIKASSGKIIYDKQEITTLTAAKLDKFRAKSLGFVFQNFHLIKYLTIKQNLALVGTMSGVKILDDEIQQYLTELGLAEKANELVDTLSIGQIQRLAVIRSVISKANWILCDEPTSALDDDNTNKLCSFLKIQAAKNNSSLIIVSHDNRVEKYFQNIQILTL from the coding sequence ATGCTTGATTGTCAAAACTTAACTTACCAGCTTAATCGTCAAAGCATTATTAAGAACTTTAGTTTTAGCCTAAATCAGGGAAAGCACATATTAATCAAAGGGGCATCTGGTTCAGGTAAAACCACTTTATTATGTTTATTAGCTGGTTTAATTAAGGCAAGTTCTGGCAAAATAATATATGACAAGCAAGAAATAACCACCTTAACAGCAGCTAAACTTGATAAATTTAGGGCTAAATCTTTAGGCTTTGTTTTTCAAAATTTTCATTTAATCAAATATCTTACTATTAAGCAGAATTTGGCTTTGGTGGGTACTATGTCTGGGGTTAAAATTTTAGATGATGAAATTCAGCAATATCTCACAGAACTTGGGTTAGCAGAGAAGGCAAACGAGCTAGTCGACACTTTAAGCATAGGTCAAATACAAAGGCTTGCAGTTATAAGAAGTGTGATTAGTAAGGCAAATTGGATTTTGTGTGACGAGCCAACCTCAGCTCTAGACGATGATAATACTAACAAATTATGCAGCTTCCTTAAAATACAAGCAGCTAAAAACAACTCATCATTAATTATAGTTTCTCATGATAATAGAGTAGAAAAATACTTTCAGAATATCCAAATTTTAACATTATGA